From Xyrauchen texanus isolate HMW12.3.18 chromosome 44, RBS_HiC_50CHRs, whole genome shotgun sequence:
tacaacataTGAACTGTTATATGATTTATGATTTAGCTATTggcatttgggtgtactattgaAATGATGTACTGTAAGTTGTGCatcaatttagactcaaaaagtgcctgagaaaacaCGTGTAACTTTTGTCTAGCTTATGTGTTATGCGTAGTttttgtgtatcttatgtgtgaAATGTAGCTCAATATatttttgacagccagttgtttctcatgacatttcagtgaaaggaatgaatcctgttctagatttgtcctgatttgttgcattttaaaattaaacattaaaatatataaaaaatatatttattctattAATTTCTAATTTTCTTGAAAATTTATAGAAAATTTCACACTATCTGGGCATTGAAAAACTTGAAAATCTCTGCTATTCTGTGTTCTTTTCAAGGGGCTTCACCTCTGTTTCAATCCATTAATGAAAATCTGACATGCTGCTTTTTTTCTTTCACCAGATAAAAGCGGTAATACCCAGACTGGTGACTCTCTCACGAAAACATCTCTGTCAGGGGGCTTCCTTTAAGCCTGGCTGTCTCCTTGGCTGTTAAGATTTAAACTAAGACTCTTGTGTTCCTGGGTAGAAGTGATTTAGAACAGATTTCCCTTGTGTGCCACAAGCTTTGAGTAAAATCCTATCCCATGATGCACTCCACAACATCCATCACATCCCTCTTCTCCTTCACCAGTCCAGCTGTGAAAAGGCTGCTGGGCTGGAAACAGGGAGACGAAGAGGAAAAGTGGGCGGAAAAGGCTGTTGATTCTCTTGTAAAGAAATTGAAGAAGAAGAAAGGGGCCATGGAGGAACTTGAAAAGGCGCTTAGCTGCCCCGGCCAGCCCAGTAAATGTGTGACCATCCCTCGCTCCCTGGATGGAAGGCTTCAGGTATCCCATCGTAAAGGTCTGCCACATGTCATCTACTGCAGAGTGTGGCGATGGCCAGATCTGCAGTCCCACCATGAGCTGAAAGCACTAGACTGCTGTGAGTTTCCATTTGGCTCCAAGCAGAAGGATATCTGTATCAACCCCTATCATTACCGTCGTGTGGAGACGCCAGGTAGAGTTCCAGGAAAATGTTTGTGATCTGGATTAACCcccaaaaattatataatatatatatatatgagagagagagagagagagagagagagagagagaaagaacagccacaacattaaaaccacctgcctaatattgtgtaggtccctataacagttaaaggatgggcaaggagtaggcgggaactggctgaacaatcAATTTAAaggtttaatgtaaaactcaacttaaaacataAGACTAACGCAAACACAAGCAGCACGTCTGTGTgcgtctctctcgaactggcacctccgggttccctttatctcgctctcccgctgatcagctgattaaGCGCTGGCCGTGCACCATttaatgtagactttgtcagttcgaaccaatctggccattctctgttgacctctctcatcaacagggcatttccttccacagaactgctactcactcactgaatagtgccaaaaaaaacatccagagtaaattctagagactgttgtgtgtgaaaatcccaggagatcagcagtaacagaaatactcaaaccagcccatctggcaccaactgacaaagtctatggtaactcagatacccgttctgtataattgtggtgaaaagaatagcatctcagaatgctattctgcgatgcgggttggtgctgttttggggtCTACACAATAATAGGCTGGGGGTTTTAAttctgtggctgatcggtgtgtgtgtgtgtgtgtgtgtgtgtatatatgtgtgtgtgtgtgtgtgtgtatatatatatctgtgtgtgtgtatgtatgtatatatatatatatatatatatatatatatatatatatatactatctgtgtgtgtgtgtatgtatatatgtatatgtgcagAATATGAATCTAtaagtgtgtgtatttttgtattatttattttatgtaattttttttaatatacatctgcaaatatatatttttaattacatacagtataatatatttgtaattgtTATTATATTCATCCAATTACTGCTTTAAAAATCAATACACATCACATTTTCTCTTTTCCTCTGTAATGATTATTGGTTTATGCATTAGTATAAATTTTTAAGTACACTCtcacttctctctctttctttcttttattcacAGTGTTGCCACCAGTCCTTGTGCCACGTCACAGTGAGTTCAACCCCCAGCACAGCTTATTGGCAAAGTTCCGGAATGCTTCCTTACACAATGAACCTCTCATGCCACAGAATGCCACTTATCCAGACTCCTTCCCTCAGATGCCATGCAGCTCATTTTCTTCATCTCCCTCCAGCTCTTTAAATCAATCCCCAACTGCACACAGCTACCCCAACTCCCCTAGTAGTGGGACTGACCCTGGTAGCCCACCATACCAAATCACAGGTACAGCTCTACACTGTATAGTGAGTCTTTTAACCTGAAGGCATTGTTCGTcatctgtttttcaattgttttactgtaAACCTGTGCTTGACAAACGTCTTTGACCTTTGCTCTGCATCTcacttttttcagcatcttgcgtATTTCAAATCTCCTGTAAATGTGGTTTGACTTTGAATGTGGCACTGGATGCTGATTGGTAAACAACTTTAGTGTATCACTACGTAGCACCCATAGCTGACAGTTATTCTTGTTGCCTATCAACATTCTGTTTACAGCAAGGGACTATATTTTGTGGTGGAAGTATggcatttaataattttacttacaaaatataaaattttaatgaAGAGTTGTGttcttaatatttgtattatgtggTGACCGTTTTAGAAAAGCAATAACGCACTCTAGGCTGTtccatattgtgaatatagtcatggctgAAGCGGTTGCAGACTCagctgtgactatattcacaatatagaaCACCTCTCATGCCTTTTTgctgaaatattgtttttttttatttatttatttttatccacaTATAAGTTGGGTTTTATCCACGTAGGAATGCCATGTTTTTAGATTCTGTTTCATATTAAATAgaacatcaacttttaaaaatggtttgagacacctgcattctgttttatCCGTTTTATGCTTTATCTGGCTTTTTTAGTTGCAAGAATGCATTCATTGGTATTTCTTAGGCAATTTATTtggtgattttcttttttaatattttttatctttGCTTTATTATAAATCCCTCAAATGAAAATTTGTGCCATAGaatcacataaataaaaaaattccccaTTATTCAAAACACATACGTTAACTTAATTGTTTCTTTGTTGCACAGCAGATACGCCTCCTCCACCCTACAGTATAATGGAAACCTCTCCCACTGAGGATGTGAAACCAGGAGAAACCTCCAAACCCATTAAACTCATTCTGTCAGCACCACATATAGGTGAGACACCTGCTAGTGTTAGACTAAATATACTTATGGTGCAGTAAGTACTTATAAAATGTACGATGCGAGTCGTTCTATATTATAGGCAATTTCCTCATTGTAGAATAATAGTAATGTCATGAAAACTTTTAAATAAtgcaaatggaaatatgggacTTGTGTGACCTAACAATCTTAAACAGAACAAAATGGTCTTATACTTTAGATTCTTCAAAACAGCCACCCTGTGCTTTGTCAGTTTTGTAAACACTTCGCACATTCTgaaccaacttcatgaggtgccaCTTGGGATGCTTTTCCCAAGTTCCTTTGTATGATATTTGTCCAAATGTATGGTGGCATGTCTGGCATGGTTCAATGCTTAAATAGGCtacaaagagaaaataaatatttcataaagTTATCAGAGTGGTGTTGAAACATAATGATTATGAAATATGAATTGATATTGCCTATAAATGATTGAATGCATCATGAATGTGTAATGAGACCGGATAACTATGAGGTATGAGATGATAATATGTTTTATGAATGGCAGCAAGATACAGTATTTTCTTTGTTCTACCAGACTTGAGACCGGTGTGTTATGAGGAACCAGAATACTGGTGCTCAGTGGCATATTACGAGTTGAACAACAGGGTGGGGGAGACATTCCACGCCTCCTCACGAAGCATTCTGGTGGACGGCTTCACCGACCCCTCCAACAATAAGAACCGATTCTGTCTTGGATTGCTGTCCAATGTCAACCGAAACTCCACCATTGAACACACCCGCAGGCACATTGGAAAAGGTATACTTCTAGTATAGTATCTTGCTAAATCAGCAGAAAACGGTCTTTTAGAAAATCAAGCTGCTGTCGATTTTCCACTTAGAGCAATCGGACGGTTTTAAAATAGCGAATAAGTTCCATAGATTTACAATaaagatcagaatatcatagacttggaggtgggctcttttgactttggcACATAAGAAACCACCTAAATTAACTTTAGGAAACaactagcaatgcctagcaaccacatattaACAAACTTAAAACCCCTcaaaaccagggactaaaaacattCAAAGGAacgaaaacaaaaactgaaaataaacaaaagattttGCAGATTTCCCTTTCAGTTGTTCTGgagagaaatgtttatttttaaatgttggtaacCTGTTAATAACTGGTTACTTTCGTTCTGataattttatttgattgaaaccaaagtctaaatgggtttaaagtttttacattttcagaattatacCACATCCTGTAGCCTAAAGAATtagaataattataattttttttttacataagaaTGTGCTTTAATTCTCTAGGAAACTGCtgatcacacatttctttgttttaatgCACATTGTGGATGTAGCCTTCCGTGACATGCTTTAGAAAACTATATATAATGACCAAGTATACATGCAcggttaatccagatacaagaaAACATATCGTAAACCTAAGAAAACAGTTGTTTCCCAGTCTTCACTGTATTATTCTTAGATAtggtgcattaatacagatttgatgcatcaatgcaaataataaaactttaattttattttttgtaataagaGCTTGAGAGCTCTGGTGACACTGCAACTGGTACATCACCCAACCTTAGCACAGGGAActatcatttaaaaaagaatgttaataacctttttttttatatcgTTCTAACCTGTTACCTATTGGAAAGGAGGCAGCGGAACACTGGAaccaaattaaaaaatacatgtgaaaaacattttggttttaGTTCCTGCTCAAAACACAAGCAGCTGTATAGCAATgacttggcaaccacccacaaaaacctttctttttttgtctttgatgttttacaattaaaaataaataaacagaaaacattGTATCGCTTTGAAAAGATAAATTTGCTCAGAATAGTTTTCCATTAGTTAATATGATTCagagaaaagtaaaaaacaaaactcacACTTTGTAGAGTTTTTATGCTGCCAGTTAATGTTGGCCACTCAACAATGCACTTTAGAAACCAAAAGAGAGTCTACACTAACCAAATGTTGGAGTTTCTCAGGGTGCAAGTTCAGCATCACTGTGCCAGTGTTGGAAAGACATTAAATGTTGCCATAGGTTACAGAAGTGTCAGGGAaaagcatgtacacacacacacacacacacacacacacaccaggcaaaCCTGATCAGAGGCCAAGTTTGGGTTCCATCGACTTGTAAAAGATCCTGAATGGAAGAGTGCCAAGGACAACAACATAATCTGGATCAAGATAGTTCTGGAGAATGGATGTTATGAAGGTTTCAATTTGGCACATGATGAAATGTGATGAAAGTTGGGTTTGTGGTGTAGGGTTTGTGAGCACTCATATTTCTGGGATTTACCAAGTTTACCATATTTCTGGGATTTACCAATAATATCaaacatttccaatgtttgttattattattattattataagattattattgttatttttcatCTGTGAACTTTGCGGTTGcactaaacacatttttataaaagccTCTTTGGAACCATTCCAAATGTGTCCTAAATGCTTATGGTATCTGGCTGCAATGAGTCGCCAAAGTCTAGGATGGCAGTGGCACATCTAACGGAGTATACATAATAACCAAACTGTTTATTTCAAAGAAATGGTTTTGTTATGGAAATGAAAGATATTAAGATATGAAGAGATTTACCTAATGTACTACTACaatgtctctgtaataagtgtatTGAAAGATGCtttagttaaataaaaatgaccaaTTAAAGTCTCAAATATGCAATTAGTAACTCACTTTCAAACTCTGTGCTTCATTTCAGGTGTTCATCTGTATTACGTCGGTGGAGAGGTGTATGCAGAGTGTCTGAGTGACAGCAGTATTTTCGTACAGAGTCGGAACTGTAACTATCAGCACGGTTTTCACCCCACCACTGTTTGCAAAATCCCAAGTGGATGCAGCCTTAAGATCTTCAACAACCAGCTGTTTGCCCAGCTGCTGTCCCAGTCAGTAAACCATGGCTTTGAGGTGGTGTATGAACTCACCAAGATGTGCACCATCAGGATGAGTTTTGTCAAGGTAAATtggtttatttagtataatatatagtatatgcaagtatcaatattattattgcaaactcttaaccctaagtattaaacctTAAGCAAGCAGACAATTTTTGGCTGGTGGACGATAAAAGGGGCAGATAACTCTCACACTGAAGgaagggacctgagccatatttaGAGACCAGTTTATCACAGAGACGTGGGGGTGGGTTAAAAATaactataataatataaaatcctGTTGatatcaagtttatttatttatttaataaacttGTTACaagcttatatttttattttattcatagtagtgacttgcctcaatccgggtggcgaaggatgaatctcagttgcttccacatCTGAGATTGTCAATCCTCAGATCACCAAtccattaccat
This genomic window contains:
- the LOC127636588 gene encoding mothers against decapentaplegic homolog 9-like isoform X1, yielding MMHSTTSITSLFSFTSPAVKRLLGWKQGDEEEKWAEKAVDSLVKKLKKKKGAMEELEKALSCPGQPSKCVTIPRSLDGRLQVSHRKGLPHVIYCRVWRWPDLQSHHELKALDCCEFPFGSKQKDICINPYHYRRVETPVLPPVLVPRHSEFNPQHSLLAKFRNASLHNEPLMPQNATYPDSFPQMPCSSFSSSPSSSLNQSPTAHSYPNSPSSGTDPGSPPYQITADTPPPPYSIMETSPTEDVKPGETSKPIKLILSAPHIDLRPVCYEEPEYWCSVAYYELNNRVGETFHASSRSILVDGFTDPSNNKNRFCLGLLSNVNRNSTIEHTRRHIGKGVHLYYVGGEVYAECLSDSSIFVQSRNCNYQHGFHPTTVCKIPSGCSLKIFNNQLFAQLLSQSVNHGFEVVYELTKMCTIRMSFVKGWGAEYHRQDVTSTPCWIEIHLHGPLQWLDKVLTQMGSPHNPISSVS
- the LOC127636588 gene encoding mothers against decapentaplegic homolog 9-like isoform X2 → MMHSTTSITSLFSFTSPAVKRLLGWKQGDEEEKWAEKAVDSLVKKLKKKKGAMEELEKALSCPGQPSKCVTIPRSLDGRLQVSHRKGLPHVIYCRVWRWPDLQSHHELKALDCCEFPFGSKQKDICINPYHYRRVETPVLPPVLVPRHSEFNPQHSLLAKFRNASLHNEPLMPQNATYPDSFPQMPCSSFSSSPSSSLNQSPTAHSYPNSPSSGTDPGSPPYQITDTPPPPYSIMETSPTEDVKPGETSKPIKLILSAPHIDLRPVCYEEPEYWCSVAYYELNNRVGETFHASSRSILVDGFTDPSNNKNRFCLGLLSNVNRNSTIEHTRRHIGKGVHLYYVGGEVYAECLSDSSIFVQSRNCNYQHGFHPTTVCKIPSGCSLKIFNNQLFAQLLSQSVNHGFEVVYELTKMCTIRMSFVKGWGAEYHRQDVTSTPCWIEIHLHGPLQWLDKVLTQMGSPHNPISSVS